The following are from one region of the Capsicum annuum cultivar UCD-10X-F1 chromosome 1, UCD10Xv1.1, whole genome shotgun sequence genome:
- the LOC107872922 gene encoding uncharacterized protein LOC107872922: MDKVEVVDVRVKNYLKLAGYDKWARSYATVHRGWTLTSNIAESINTALVSAKELPIYDFLEKVRLMFGRWNCENRQEALYTHTDLIRKFQAILQHNEAECTHMKVIPASDKNLEKGSYCFNLYKPKTVLRTYDLSVYPLPRKDDWVIPQEILDDVVLSPEIQATPWKTYKEGAR; the protein is encoded by the exons ATGGATAAAGTGGAGGTAGTTGATGTTAGGGTGAAAAATTACTTGAAATTAGCGGGATATGATAAGTGGGCTAGGTCATATGCAACAGTTCATAGGGGATGGACTTTAACATCAAATATTGCAGAGTCAATTAATACCGCACTAGTATCAGCTAAAGAACTTccaatatatgattttctagAGAAAGTTAGATTGATGTTTGGTAGATGGAACTGTGAAAACAGACAGGAGGCATTGTACACACACACGGATCTTATTAGAAAATTTCAAGCCATTCTCCAACATAATGAAGCAGAGTGTACACATATGAAG GTTATACCAGCTTCAGA CAAGAATCTTGAAAAAGGATCATATTGCTTTAATCTATACAAGCCAAAAACTGTGCTGAGAACGTATGATCTTTCTGTATATCCTCTACCACGTAAAGATGATTGGGTGATACCTCAAGAAATATTGGATGATGTAGTTTTGTCCCCCGAAATACAAGCGACCCCCTGGAAGACCTACAAAGAAGGAGCGCGGTAA
- the LOC124897260 gene encoding uncharacterized protein LOC124897260, translated as MGNSNTTFVLIAEAILRENMTEGDKLYVNNINESTDKFTMLGYGCSSKVNLSRRSCSCIKYDLVKLSCAHAMAALNLKHGDEYDTSIYNYSSQIYSKESYLLANLEPICEAPLKSEWSVAREYLEMYVLPPDFDLKLERRKVKRVKGVLEPSRYKKRNKCSKCKRPGHKRTTCSLNVG; from the coding sequence atgGGCAATTCAAATACAACATTCGTTCTCATAGCCGAGGCGATCTTGAGGGAAAACATGACCGAGGGCGATAAATTATATGTGAACAACATAAACGAAAGTACCGACAAATTCACCatgcttggttatggttgttCCTCCAAAGTTAATCTTTCGAGACGGTCATGTTCTTGTATAAAGTACGACTTGGTGAAATTGTCATGCGCTCATGCAATGGCAGCGTTGAATTTAAAGCACGGGGACGAATATGACACTAGCATTTACAACTACTCTTCGCAAATATATTCGAAAGAATCATACCTCCTTGCAAATTTGGAACCTATTTGTGAAGCACCACTGAAGTCGGAGTGGAGTGTGGCACGAGAGTATCTAGAAATGTACGTTCTTCCACCCGATTTTGATCTCAAACTCGAAAGGAGGAAGGTGAAACGCGTTAAGGGTGTGTTGGAGCCTTCAAGGTACAAgaaaagaaacaagtgctccaagTGCAAAAGGCCGGGACATAAGAGAACAACATGCAGCCTTAACGTAGGATAA